TTGCCGGACAGGCCGGCCACCAGCGAATCGCGCACGCTGCCGGCGCTCTCCTCGACCAGCTCGCCCTTCAGGTCGAGCACCAGCGCGGTCTTGGGCTGCAGCGGCTTGATCCCGCCGCCGAAGATCGCCCACAGCAGCGCGATCACGACCAGCAGGAAGATCAGGTTGAGGGTGAAGCGGCGGGTGGCGTCGAGGCCGCGCCAGAGCGCGCCGATCCCACGGCGCAGGGTGGACTTGGGCTTGGTTGTCATCGGGACTCCGGCAGGTTGGAAAAGGTTGGGGTGAGCGAAATAGCGAACAGGCCGGCGAACACCAGCGCGCCATTCAGGATCAGCAGCTCCAGGCCGACGCGGTAGCTGCCCAGCAGCGCGCGCTGGTTGAAGTCGAGCAGCGCGCACAGCAGCGGCGCGCCGATGGCCACGTACGGCACCAGGCGGTCGTCGGGCACGCGCCGGGTCATCATGCCGAAGGCGAACAGGCCGAGCAGCGGTCCGTAGGTGTAGCCGGCCAGCTTGAGGATCACGCCGATCATGCTCGGATCGTCGATGGCCTTGAACATCAGCACCAGCAGCAGGAACAGGAAGGCGAAACCGAGGTGCACGTGGCGCCGCAGGCGCAGCTTGCGCGCCTCCGACAAATCGTCGCGGCGCTGGATGCCGAGGATGTCGATGCAGAAGGTGGAGGTCAGCGCCGTGATCGCCCCGTCCGCGCTCGGGAACAGCGCCGAGATCAGCGCGATCAGGAACACGATCTGCACCGCCCCCGGCAAGTGGCCCATGACCACGGCCGGGAACAGCTTGTCGCCGGTCGCGCCGATGCCGGCCGCCGGCGCGTACAGCGTCAGCAGGCCGCCCAGGAACAGGAAGGAGGACAGCACCACCACCAGCACGGCGGTCAGGCTCAGCAGATTCTTCTGCGAGTCCTTCAAGGTTTTCACCGAAATGGTCTTTTGCATCATCTCCTGGTCCATGCCGGTCATGGTCAGCACGATGAAGATGCCGGCCAGGACCTGCTTGCCCCAGAAGCCGGCGCTGTCGACGTCGTGGTCGAACACGCGCGCCAGGCCGTTCGCATGCATCTGCTGCAGCGCTTGCGGCACGGACAGCCCGAGCTGGTGCAACAGGAAGGCGACGCAGGCGAACAGGCCGGCCAGCATGCAGGTGGTCTGCAGCGTATCGGTCCAGACGATGGTCTTGACGCCGCCCTGGTAGGTGTACAGCAGGATCATGCCGAGCACGACGAAGGTGGTCAGCCAGAACGGCACCCCGAGGCTGTCGAGGATGATGGTCTGCAGCACCGCCACCACCAGGTACAGGCGCGCGGTGGCGCCGAACAGGCGCGACAGGATGAAGAAGCCGGCGCCGCAGCGGCAGGCGCGCGGGCCGAGGCGCACGTCGAGGTAGTGGTAGATCGAGGTCAGCCGGAGGCGGTAGTACAGCGGCAGCAGCAGGTAGACGGTGGCGATGTAGCCGATCACGTAGCCCACGATGATCTGCAGGTAGCCGAAGCCGTCGTGGCCGACCGCGCCCGGCACGCTGATGAACGTGGCGCCCGACAGCGTGGTGCCGACCATGCCGAAGGCGACCAGCACCCAGTTGCTGCTCTTGTTACCGATGAAGAAGGAATCGTTGTCGGCGTTGCGCGCCGTGAGCCAGGCGACACCGAGCAGCAGGGCGAAGTACGCGATGAGAATGCAGAAAAGCAGAAGCGGCGACATCAAGAATCCAAATATTGTCTGATCGCCCAGCAATATACACCGAAGGCCGTGCCGCAACCACGCGCCGGGGATGTCAATGCTTGCGCGTAAGCAATCAGATCCCTTCGGCCGGCTTGCGCTCGAACGGGCCGATGCAGGCCTGCATGCTCTCGTCGCGGCACATCACGAAACGCGCGCCCGACGGGTGGAAGCGGATGTAGTTGGTGGCGCGGGTGCCGGGCTTCATGACTTCGCCCGAGCAGTCCTGCTTGCCGTTGTCCTTGACGATGCGGTCCTCGAGTTTATAGAAGCCCTTGGCGCTGGGCTTTTCGGTGATGGTGAACTCGCTTTCGGACACCTCGCCGGCGCTCTTGACCAGCGTGGTGCCGTCGCCGCGGAAGTGGTAGGTCTCGGCGCAGCCGAGGGTCGGCAGGCTCAGCATCCAGATGCCGAGCAGCGGATGCGAGGCGGACGGCAGCGACGATGCGGCGGCGGCCTGCTGCAGCGGCAGCAGGGTCGCGCACAGCAGCAGCGGCGCGGTCAAGGTGCGTACGGCGGGCAGGCGCATGACGTGTCTCCGGGAATGAGGACGGCAATGACGGCAACGACGGTAAGCGGCGGGACGCGCTGGCGCCCCGGCGTTGTCATTATGGCATAGCGCCCGCGCGGTGTGTGCGCGGGTGGTGCGCCTGCACGCGCCCGCATGCGCAGGCGCGCGGGTCAGCCGCAGGACTCAGCCATTCTCCGGCGGCGTCTTCGGCTTGGCAGGACGGCGCGGACGCGGCGCGGCCTTGCGCGACGGCGCCTTGTGCGCAGGGCGCGTACCCTGCTTGCGCTCCGGCTTGGCGGCCTGGCCTGCATCCGCGGCGGCATCGGCGGCATCGGTGGCGACCGCCGCGTCGTCTTCACCGGCGTTGGCGGTGGCCGGAGCTTGCGGCGCCGGGGCCGGCGCTTCGGTTGGCGCTCCGGTTGGCGCAGCGGCCGGCGCTTCAGACGGGACGTCGGCTGCCGCCGCGCCCTCGCCCGCCGGCGCCGCCGCTGCCGCCGCATCCTTGCGGGCGGCGGTCTTGCGCGGCGCACGCGGAGTGCGGCGGCGTTCCTTCACCGGCGCCGGGGCAGGCTCGGCGTCGGCCGCAGGCGGCTCTTCTGCTGCCGCGGCTCCCAGCGCATCCGCGCCGGTATCGAGCACAGGCGCCGGCACCGGCAGCTCCTGCTCGGCCAGGTCCGGCGTCGGCGCCGGGCCGGCATCGACGCTCGCCAGCGGCGCCGCCTGCGCCCTGGACTGGGCGTTGCCTTGGGCGGCATCGGCGCCCTGCTCGCGGCCCTTGCGTCCGCGTCCGCCACGGCCGCGGCCGCGCGGCTCGCGTGCCGGCGCCGAGGTCGCAGCGCCAGCGTCGGCGGCGCCTATGCCAGCATCCAGGCCGGCCGCATCGGCGGCGTCGGGCGCCCCCTGCTCCGGCCCGGCCTGCAGCGGCTCGGCGTCCAGCGCAGCGGCCAGCGGCTCGGCCGCCGCCAGCTCGACTTGCAGGTTCGGATTGCGGTAGACGTAGGTGCCGGACTTTTCGTCGCGGCCGAACTCGAACAGGCCGCGCGTCTGCGCTTCTTCCAGCAGGTTGCCGAAGGTGCGGAAGCCGAAATAGGTCTCGTTGAAGTCCGGACGGCGGCGCTTCAAGGTGTCCTTCAGCAGCGAGGCCCAGATCTTGCCGGTGTCGCCGCGTTCCGAGACCAGCGCGTCGAAGGTCTCGACC
This genomic stretch from Massilia sp. 9096 harbors:
- a CDS encoding sodium:solute symporter — translated: MSPLLLFCILIAYFALLLGVAWLTARNADNDSFFIGNKSSNWVLVAFGMVGTTLSGATFISVPGAVGHDGFGYLQIIVGYVIGYIATVYLLLPLYYRLRLTSIYHYLDVRLGPRACRCGAGFFILSRLFGATARLYLVVAVLQTIILDSLGVPFWLTTFVVLGMILLYTYQGGVKTIVWTDTLQTTCMLAGLFACVAFLLHQLGLSVPQALQQMHANGLARVFDHDVDSAGFWGKQVLAGIFIVLTMTGMDQEMMQKTISVKTLKDSQKNLLSLTAVLVVVLSSFLFLGGLLTLYAPAAGIGATGDKLFPAVVMGHLPGAVQIVFLIALISALFPSADGAITALTSTFCIDILGIQRRDDLSEARKLRLRRHVHLGFAFLFLLLVLMFKAIDDPSMIGVILKLAGYTYGPLLGLFAFGMMTRRVPDDRLVPYVAIGAPLLCALLDFNQRALLGSYRVGLELLILNGALVFAGLFAISLTPTFSNLPESR
- a CDS encoding NYN domain-containing protein, whose translation is MASSSENISMAVFCDFENVALGVRDANYEKFDIKPVLERLLLKGSIVVKKAYCDWDRYKSFKGTMHEANFELIEIPHVRLSGKNSADIRMVVDALDLCYTKGHVDTFVIVSGDSDFSPLVSKLRENAKRVIGVGVKNSTSDLLVANCDEFIFYDDLVREQRRAAAKRDERKAQPSQSSQNNRRPSDESNRKREEMETRKLQALEMVVETFDALVSERGDTGKIWASLLKDTLKRRRPDFNETYFGFRTFGNLLEEAQTRGLFEFGRDEKSGTYVYRNPNLQVELAAAEPLAAALDAEPLQAGPEQGAPDAADAAGLDAGIGAADAGAATSAPAREPRGRGRGGRGRKGREQGADAAQGNAQSRAQAAPLASVDAGPAPTPDLAEQELPVPAPVLDTGADALGAAAAEEPPAADAEPAPAPVKERRRTPRAPRKTAARKDAAAAAAPAGEGAAAADVPSEAPAAAPTGAPTEAPAPAPQAPATANAGEDDAAVATDAADAAADAGQAAKPERKQGTRPAHKAPSRKAAPRPRRPAKPKTPPENG